AAGGAAACAAAGTAACATCACTATATAGCTTCAAATCAAGGATAGTACTACTAACCTGTTGGGGAACAATATTATCTTTGTAGCTAGGAAGAATCTTCAGAGTGACACTACCACTAATACTCTTCAGGAGTTCTTGCAATTCTTTTGGATTGTTTCCAACTTCATGACCATTAACCTCTTTAATGATATCACCTACATGTAGGAGACCTTGTCGGTCTATCATTCCTCCATGAAGGATTCTTGCAATCACCAGGTCATTATTCTCCACCCTAAATGTCACACCCTAAATGAACATTTGAAGGGCATCAGAGTTTATCTCTGAAACATTTATACCCATTTCAGAACTAGAATCTTAACACTGTGATTTCTTATTAGTTGACATTACATAAGAGCTGTTAAAACTTGTACACTGTTATGATCCTGAAATCCAAAAGCAAAAGAGGATTTCATTCAACGAATTGACTTATAAACATGGATTTCTCACATTTTCAACTTACTGAACAATTATTTTAATCTTTATCTAACTTATTAACAAATTTATTCATCTATTCTATTTACTAGTTGAAGAACATGCATAGAGATATGAAAGCAAGTCTTTAGCATTTCTTCTCCCTGGAGCAtaccgtgtttctctgaaaataagaccctgacttgtattttttttgaaccctgaaacaagcacttggccttattgctatgcacTCAAAaggccgattgggcttattatcagggatgtcttattttggacaaAACAGGGTATTAGTGTTTTCAATGAACTTGGCTGTTTCTTCTTTCATATACACTCACACACTCCAAGCCTGCAGTCCCACAAAAGCACTGGACTGTCTCAATATATAAAAACAGATATTTAAAGAATTATGCCTCTCCCACTACGTTTAAATTTTAGTGTCTATTCAAGAAATATTTTACCATCTTATAACTTTAATTAAAGAAACAACACAGATAGATTATGCAAATCTGTCAAATATATTTCATGtttaaaggaaaggggaaagtcaTACTTACCAAAGGCTCCCCTGCTCTTTTATGAATGCCAAGTATACGAATAGCATCTACTGGTACTATCTGATTGTTCACCGAAGCATTATTTATTTCTGGACTAGAGGGAGGAGATTCATAACACTTTGATGCCACAATATCATGAGCTTCTAAGAGTGACTGTAAATAGAGAATGGATGAGATGATACattattacatatttttttcaGCTCTAATTGGCCAATCGTTACACAGAATAATGTGAAGGCTATTCCTTGGCAATCCAGAATGGTCCTACAATATTAATAGGGCAACTTCTCACTGCTCTAACCTGAAGTAAATTAAATAGAAAAGATAATTAAAGTTAATAATCAAACTATATTTATACTCCAAGACCAAACACATCTGAAGTTATATCAACCTCAGTCTAACATTAACACAATCATTTTTAGAGCTGAACCATGAAgtcttgtctttaaaaaaaaaaaaaaatttcatttttattttcatatgttttacagcaattgaacaaaaatatatttaattgttaTGACTAGAAAATATACTTACCAGAAAGTGTGGTTCCTTTAGTATACCAACTAATTCAGCaatattttcatctttatttattaatGGACTGATGTCTTCAAGAATCTCATTGACCAGCTCCAGATTGTTATCACTCACAGCCTCAAGTTTAGAATCCTCTAATCGTTCATGAGCCtatgaaaaatatagaataagACATACTAACAAGAAAAGGGTGTTTGATTTACCACTGATTTTACAATACTTACTAGGTAGACCAATTATATTGCACTTTTTGCAAATTGTTATTTCATATAGTGTAATTTAGGATTTTTATCTTTGCTGTAGGACCCTTGAAAAAAATAGAACTTCTGTTACATAAAGCATGCAAATATACTTTTctgaattgttgtttttattcctaGTAACCGAACTAAAATAATAAGGTTAATACACAGCCTTTTGGAAATAGTAAGGCACAATTATGCTTCAGATTCCGGCAGACATTCTCACCACAGGTAATGTTTATGTTATAAAgcctaaatatattacaaaataaaatgtttcattGAAATATATGTATCACCATGAAATGACATGAGGTGTTTTTCTTAGGGTAATCAAGTTAGCAAACTAGaatcattattattttacatCTGCTTCCTTACGGTGTCTACTTTTACTATTTACCATTTTTTGCTTAAAAAGTGCATAGGGACACCAGTTCCTAAGCCTTGAAGCATTATTTGATAAGGCTAAAAACTTAATGCAAGGTAAATGAGACCAAGGAAGTATAAATCACACATATTGTATCCAAATTagcaaaaggaaaaggatttttccCCAGAAGTTTGCCTTCAGCTGGACTGTAACTAAGAACATAGTAATGAAAATCCCCATTTATCTTTTTCTGTCTGATATCTAGAAAGATGGGGGCAACCTAAATTCAGATCATCCTTTCATCAGATCAGGGTAGACAGCTCTTGACTTATAATCACAATTAGGAACAAAATTCACTACATAGCAGTCAtcaagtgagtcatgcccaattttatcttTTTTACTGCATTGCTAACTTGTTaagtctggcttcccccattgactttgcttgttgaaaccagctgggaaggttgcaactgGCAGGCTCATGATCTCAGGATACTGCAATGAATGAAAATGCATGCGAGTTgcgaagcacccaaattttgatcatttgactgtGGGGACATTGTGAAAGGTGTAAATGTGAAGGGTGAttataagtcacgtttttcagctGCACCGTAActttttgaatggttgttaaatgaatgttataagtcgaggattacctaaaTAATAATTCCCTTTTTGAAGAAGAAACTGCCATTCATCTATTaagtgtatacaggtagtcctcaacttacaacagttgagatagtgactgttcaaagttacaacggcactgaaaaaagtgactgatgaccatttttcacacttatgactaatgcagcacctccatggtcatgagatttacatttggatgtatAGCAGCTGACTCAtctttatggcggttgcagtatccccgggtcatcttttgcaaccttctgacaagcaaagtcaatggggaaaccagattcacttaacaactgtgttactaatttaacaactgaaatgattcatttaataaatgtggcaagaaaatggggcaaaactcacttaacaaatttctcacttagcaacataaattttaggctcaattgtggtcagacGTTGAGCACTGAAAAAACACAATATTGAAACTTCAAATTATAACTCACCATGCTAcccttcttttatctttttgcaTGCTATTTGCATGCTATTTTTGAAAGAAcaaattaatgaatttaattaATGAATTTTTACTGAAATCTAGAAGATGAAGTTAAGAACtgttgtggcacagtggttagaatgcagtactgcagctgacttccggctgccagcagtttagcagtttaattctcaccagttcaaggttgactcagccttccgaggacccaatttgttggggacaatagactgactctgtaaaccacttagagaaggctgtaaaggactgtgaagcagtacataagctaaatactattgctattaagGATATTTAATTGTTGCTCAACAATTACCagagcaattaaaataattacgTTTCGAGGGCCCACATCTGATCCACTATGTGATCAGAAGAACGTATCTTCAATCTTCATACTCTCTTGCATATCAGATTATATTACCTAATACACTAGATACCAGGAAAGTCTATGGAGCTGGGCCCAATAATTCAATCCCATATCTCTGAAAGTTCATAAGAAGTCATTATTGATATGTGGCACTATCATATAGGGGTTAGGGTTGCTATTTTATTAGCAATactttgggggagggggttagGGTGGacatgggaaaaaaaacattttccaggTAGGATCACTTCCTCTTCctaatttaaaaactatttaggaGTCCCCAGAACAGATTACAATCACATTGTTACAATTCAATAATGTTTGCTTCTGAATTACAGCAGTACACTCTTGGGGTGTTCTGGAGTCCCCCACAGCTTACCCtctttttgaaaattatttcatAGTCAATTCTCCTCATTTGATACAGCAGGGATTTCCAAGGGGCTAGTTAGTGTACACGAAAAAGTGCATTGACCATTTGGAAATTAACtgccataaataaatattttatacctTAGCAAGTGATTTTACAATAGGATTCTCCATAATTCCTTTCAAGAAAATAAGGTCTATTTCTTCAGCTCCTGATGATGAGGGCAAATCAGTAAGATTATCCAAAACTTGCTGCATTGCTATTGAAAAGAAACACAGGTAAAATACTTCAGACTTATTAtagtaaatatgtaaataattaaaataattgtcaATAAAAGTGACCAGCCACTTAAAGGCCAAGCACCAATTATTTTCTCCTTTAATGTTGGTTTTGAGAGAGATTTTAACAACTAAAAAAACAGTAAGAAACCTTTTGGCCACCTTAAAGCTAACAAATTTACAAGTAGTTTTGGCTTAACGATTGTCCTGTTTAGCAACCAAACTTATGATGCccctgaaaaaataactttataaccAGTCTTCTCATGACCATGGCAGTGATGTTTATACAGAATGACTGCATTGTTTAGTAATGGAATTGCTGTTCCCAATtctagttgtt
Above is a window of Ahaetulla prasina isolate Xishuangbanna chromosome 4, ASM2864084v1, whole genome shotgun sequence DNA encoding:
- the LOC131198906 gene encoding protein PALS2-like isoform X2 codes for the protein MQQVLDNLTDLPSSSGAEEIDLIFLKGIMENPIVKSLAKAHERLEDSKLEAVSDNNLELVNEILEDISPLINKDENIAELVGILKEPHFLSLLEAHDIVASKCYESPPSSPEINNASVNNQIVPVDAIRILGIHKRAGEPLGVTFRVENNDLVIARILHGGMIDRQGLLHVGDIIKEVNGHEVGNNPKELQELLKSISGSVTLKILPSYKDNIVPQQVSSTILDLKLYSDVTLFPFLGLIKYVN
- the LOC131198906 gene encoding protein PALS2-like isoform X1, which translates into the protein MAMQQVLDNLTDLPSSSGAEEIDLIFLKGIMENPIVKSLAKAHERLEDSKLEAVSDNNLELVNEILEDISPLINKDENIAELVGILKEPHFLSLLEAHDIVASKCYESPPSSPEINNASVNNQIVPVDAIRILGIHKRAGEPLGVTFRVENNDLVIARILHGGMIDRQGLLHVGDIIKEVNGHEVGNNPKELQELLKSISGSVTLKILPSYKDNIVPQQVSSTILDLKLYSDVTLFPFLGLIKYVN